A region of Pyxidicoccus parkwaysis DNA encodes the following proteins:
- a CDS encoding phosphoketolase family protein, whose translation MADPVGTEEAGYGKPLSAREQGQGPSVPGRERTRGGGPLTSREVELMNAYWRACNYLSVGMIYLKDNPLLRRPLKDEDIKHRLLGHWGASPALSFVWVHLNRLIVEQDLDVIFVAGPGHGAPGVLGPAYLEGTYSEVYPDKSMDAEGMQKFFKQFSFPGHIGSHVTPETPGSIHEGGELGYSLSHAYGMAFDNPDVIVACVVGDGEAETGPLATAWHSNKFINPRRDGAVLPILNLNGYKIANPTILARISPEELEALFVGYGYKPYFVEGSDPEEMHQKMAETMERAVEEIRAVQKQARQADTEVTRPRWPMIVLRSPKGWTGPKELEGHTLEGSWRSHQVPFGDVRGNPSHLKALETWMRSYRPEELFDENGRLIPELRALAPKGRRRMSANPHANGGVLRKDLKLPDIREYAVKVVERGTTLHENTKPLGEFLRDVMRNNMTNFRVFGPDETASNRLQAIYQVSKKTWMAEMLPVDADGGELSRDGRVMEMLSEHTLLGWLEGYLLTGRHGFFHTYEAFAHVIDSMFNQHAKWLDISKNHVKWRAPVASENILLSSTVWRQDHNGFSHQDPGFIDLVTNKSASVTRIYLPPDANTLLVVADQCLRSTDLINVIVADKQKHLQFTSIDEAIAHCAKGAGIWTRASTDLDADPDVVLACCGDIATQEALAAASILRERAPNLKLRFVNVVDLFKLQSAEEHPHGSTERELEGLFTADKPIIFNFHGYASLIHKLAYRFKNQENLHVHGYQEKGNINTPFELAILNETSRFHLVIDIIDRVPALRAKAGHLKEEMRNAIIGNLAYAHEHGRDRPEIADWTWPD comes from the coding sequence ATGGCAGACCCAGTAGGCACCGAGGAAGCGGGGTACGGAAAGCCGTTGTCCGCCAGGGAGCAGGGGCAGGGGCCCTCCGTGCCCGGCCGCGAGCGGACCCGGGGCGGGGGACCGCTCACCTCCCGCGAAGTGGAGTTGATGAACGCGTACTGGCGGGCCTGCAACTACCTGTCGGTGGGGATGATCTACCTCAAGGACAACCCCCTGCTGCGCAGGCCCCTGAAAGACGAGGACATCAAGCACCGCCTGCTGGGCCACTGGGGCGCGAGCCCGGCGCTCTCGTTCGTCTGGGTCCACCTCAACCGGCTCATCGTCGAGCAGGATTTGGATGTGATTTTCGTGGCGGGCCCCGGCCATGGCGCGCCGGGTGTGCTCGGGCCGGCGTACCTCGAGGGCACCTACTCGGAGGTCTATCCGGACAAGAGCATGGACGCGGAGGGGATGCAGAAGTTCTTCAAGCAGTTCTCCTTCCCCGGCCACATCGGCAGTCACGTCACGCCGGAGACGCCGGGCTCCATCCATGAAGGTGGCGAGCTCGGCTACAGCCTCTCGCATGCATACGGCATGGCCTTCGACAATCCAGACGTCATCGTCGCCTGCGTCGTGGGTGACGGCGAGGCGGAGACGGGGCCGCTGGCGACGGCGTGGCACTCGAACAAGTTCATCAATCCCAGACGCGACGGCGCCGTGCTGCCCATCCTGAACCTCAACGGGTACAAAATCGCCAACCCGACCATCCTCGCGCGCATCAGCCCGGAGGAGCTCGAGGCCCTGTTCGTGGGCTACGGCTACAAGCCCTACTTCGTCGAGGGCAGCGACCCGGAAGAGATGCACCAGAAGATGGCAGAGACGATGGAGCGCGCCGTCGAGGAGATCCGGGCCGTGCAGAAGCAGGCCCGGCAGGCGGACACGGAGGTGACGCGCCCCCGGTGGCCGATGATCGTCCTGCGCTCGCCCAAGGGCTGGACGGGACCGAAGGAACTGGAAGGGCACACCCTGGAAGGCTCGTGGCGCTCGCACCAGGTGCCCTTCGGCGACGTGCGAGGCAATCCCTCGCACCTGAAGGCGCTCGAGACCTGGATGCGCAGCTACCGGCCCGAGGAGCTGTTCGACGAGAACGGGCGGCTGATTCCGGAGCTGCGGGCGCTCGCGCCCAAGGGACGCCGGAGAATGAGCGCGAACCCGCATGCCAACGGCGGCGTGCTGCGCAAGGACCTCAAGCTGCCCGACATCCGGGAGTATGCGGTCAAGGTCGTGGAGCGCGGCACCACGCTGCACGAGAACACGAAGCCGCTCGGCGAGTTCCTGCGCGACGTGATGCGGAACAACATGACGAACTTCCGCGTCTTCGGCCCGGATGAGACGGCCTCGAACCGGCTCCAGGCCATCTACCAGGTGAGCAAGAAGACCTGGATGGCGGAGATGCTGCCGGTGGACGCGGACGGCGGCGAGCTCTCGCGGGACGGCCGCGTGATGGAGATGCTGTCGGAGCACACGCTGCTCGGCTGGCTCGAGGGGTACCTGCTCACGGGCCGCCACGGCTTCTTCCACACGTACGAGGCGTTCGCCCACGTCATCGACTCCATGTTCAACCAGCACGCCAAGTGGTTGGACATCAGCAAGAACCACGTGAAATGGCGGGCGCCCGTCGCCTCGGAGAACATCCTGCTGTCCTCGACGGTGTGGCGTCAGGACCACAACGGGTTCTCCCACCAGGACCCGGGGTTCATCGACCTGGTGACCAACAAGTCGGCGTCCGTCACGCGCATCTACCTGCCGCCGGACGCGAACACGCTGCTGGTGGTGGCGGACCAGTGCCTGCGGAGCACCGACCTCATCAACGTCATCGTCGCGGACAAGCAGAAGCACCTGCAGTTCACGAGCATCGACGAGGCCATTGCCCACTGCGCCAAGGGCGCGGGCATCTGGACGCGGGCCAGCACGGACCTGGACGCGGACCCGGACGTCGTCCTGGCGTGCTGCGGAGACATCGCCACGCAGGAGGCGCTGGCCGCGGCCTCCATCCTGCGCGAGCGTGCGCCCAACCTGAAGCTGCGCTTCGTCAACGTCGTGGACCTGTTCAAGCTCCAGTCGGCGGAGGAGCATCCGCACGGCTCGACGGAGCGCGAACTCGAGGGCCTGTTCACGGCGGACAAGCCCATCATCTTCAACTTCCACGGCTACGCGTCGCTCATCCACAAGCTCGCGTACCGCTTCAAGAACCAGGAGAACCTGCACGTGCATGGCTACCAGGAGAAGGGCAACATCAACACGCCCTTCGAGCTGGCCATCCTGAACGAGACGTCCCGCTTCCATCTGGTCATCGACATCATCGACCGGGTGCCTGCGCTGCGCGCGAAGGCGGGCCACCTGAAGGAGGAGATGCGCAACGCCATCATCGGGAACCTGGCCTACGCGCACGAGCACGGCAGGGACCGGCCTGAAATCGCCGACTGGACGTGGCCGGACTGA
- a CDS encoding acetate/propionate family kinase, with protein sequence MEPRTVETGSAPDALLVLNAGSSSLKFSVFVGDEAPRLYLKGEFQELSTHPRFSARADGARVGERDWPEGTQLGHEGAIDYLFEWGRQGVLGGHRVAAVGHRVVHGGTRFSGPALIDAETLAELEALIPLAPLHQPHCVAAIRAVSRTAPEVPQVACFDTAFHRTLPHVAQAFALPRRYAEEGIRRYGFHGLSYEYIASTLPRVSPGAAQGRTVVAHLGNGASMCAMRGGRSVATTMGLTALDGLMMGTRCGAIDPGVLLYLMDRHGMDARALERLLYEQSGLLGVSGESSDMRELLEGSGEAVSEALELFVYRIARELGSLAAALHGLDAVVFTGGIGEHAAPIRERVCREASWLGLELDETANASGGPCITMPGSRVSVWVVPTNEEAMIARHTRRVLQAGAQGQMTTPESLRE encoded by the coding sequence ATGGAGCCGCGGACTGTTGAAACGGGCAGCGCGCCAGACGCGCTGCTCGTGCTCAATGCGGGCTCGTCGAGCCTGAAGTTCTCCGTCTTCGTGGGTGACGAGGCTCCTCGGCTCTACCTGAAAGGGGAGTTCCAGGAGCTGTCGACCCATCCGCGCTTCAGCGCGCGCGCGGATGGAGCCCGCGTGGGTGAGAGGGATTGGCCCGAGGGGACGCAGCTGGGACACGAGGGCGCCATCGACTACCTGTTCGAGTGGGGACGGCAGGGGGTGCTCGGCGGGCACCGTGTCGCGGCCGTGGGGCACCGTGTGGTTCACGGCGGCACGCGGTTCTCCGGGCCGGCGCTCATCGACGCGGAGACGTTGGCGGAATTGGAGGCGTTGATTCCGCTGGCGCCGCTGCACCAGCCCCACTGCGTGGCGGCCATCCGCGCTGTCTCGCGGACGGCGCCCGAGGTGCCGCAGGTGGCGTGCTTCGATACGGCGTTCCATCGCACGCTGCCGCATGTGGCGCAGGCGTTCGCGCTGCCAAGGCGGTATGCGGAGGAGGGCATCCGCCGGTATGGGTTTCATGGGCTTTCGTATGAGTACATCGCCTCGACGCTGCCGCGTGTCTCGCCGGGGGCCGCCCAGGGGCGTACGGTGGTGGCGCACCTGGGGAACGGCGCGAGCATGTGCGCGATGCGCGGAGGGCGCAGTGTGGCGACGACCATGGGGCTCACCGCGCTGGATGGGCTGATGATGGGGACGCGCTGTGGTGCCATCGACCCCGGGGTGTTGCTGTATCTGATGGACAGGCACGGCATGGACGCGCGGGCGCTGGAGCGGCTGTTGTATGAGCAGTCCGGGCTGCTGGGGGTGTCAGGGGAGTCCAGCGACATGCGGGAGCTGCTGGAGGGCTCCGGTGAAGCCGTGTCCGAGGCGCTGGAGTTGTTCGTGTATCGGATTGCCCGCGAGCTTGGCTCGCTTGCGGCGGCGCTGCATGGGCTGGATGCGGTTGTATTTACGGGGGGCATTGGCGAGCACGCCGCGCCGATTCGCGAGCGGGTTTGTCGGGAGGCGAGCTGGCTGGGGCTGGAGCTCGATGAGACGGCCAACGCGAGCGGGGGGCCGTGCATCACGATGCCCGGCAGCCGCGTCTCTGTCTGGGTGGTTCCCACGAACGAGGAGGCGATGATTGCCCGCCACACGCGGCGCGTGCTCCAGGCAGGCGCTCAGGGGCAGATGACAACGCCGGAGTCGCTCAGGGAGTGA
- a CDS encoding DUSAM domain-containing protein, with translation MPDELDWTPVRALARRVQNGERLTLTDDVRELLERTAAEVGISKADAASALASADTAKALVLEAARRIKDGSDRLMDALYRAKRYRLAGDFDRARQEIRDVLAVEVVPHYREIAETQLEDMAGEP, from the coding sequence ATGCCCGACGAACTTGATTGGACACCAGTGCGAGCCCTCGCGCGTCGCGTGCAAAACGGTGAACGCCTGACGCTCACGGATGACGTGCGGGAATTGCTGGAGCGCACTGCCGCCGAAGTAGGCATCAGCAAAGCTGACGCGGCGTCCGCCCTCGCCAGCGCCGACACGGCCAAAGCTCTCGTGCTGGAAGCCGCAAGGCGCATCAAGGACGGCTCAGACAGACTCATGGATGCGCTTTATCGGGCGAAGCGCTACCGACTGGCGGGAGACTTCGACCGCGCCCGCCAGGAAATCCGGGATGTGCTGGCGGTTGAAGTGGTGCCGCACTACCGCGAGATTGCCGAAACTCAGCTAGAAGACATGGCCGGAGAGCCATAA
- a CDS encoding YeiH family protein, which produces MLVPLGAVLSLFPFVSTGVALVAGVLVAVGPGNPYGALTRRVTPRLLALAVVGLGAGMDLRVVAAVGVQGIGYTVVGIAACLVLGMLLTRALGVSREAGLLISIGTAICGGSAIAAVVPVLRPKEHEVSVALGTVFLLNAVALFVFPAVGHAVGLDAHQFGLWSALAIHDTSSVVGAAMRYGPKALEVATTVKLARALWIVPLTVAVGAWRRRTGAEVEQGRARRPWFILGFIAAAALVTWVPALRPAGHVVAAVSRQALVLTLFLIGANLTRSAVRAVGVRPLAQGVGLWVCMAGLSLGAIALHIIS; this is translated from the coding sequence GTGCTCGTGCCGCTCGGCGCGGTGCTCAGCCTGTTTCCCTTCGTGTCCACCGGAGTCGCGTTGGTCGCGGGCGTGCTGGTGGCCGTGGGGCCAGGCAATCCGTATGGGGCGCTCACCCGCCGTGTCACGCCCAGGCTGCTGGCGCTCGCGGTGGTGGGGTTGGGCGCGGGCATGGACCTGCGGGTGGTGGCGGCCGTGGGAGTTCAGGGCATCGGCTACACGGTGGTGGGCATCGCCGCATGTCTGGTGTTGGGGATGCTGCTGACACGGGCGCTCGGTGTTTCACGGGAGGCAGGGCTGCTCATCAGCATCGGCACGGCCATCTGTGGAGGCAGTGCCATCGCGGCGGTGGTGCCGGTGCTGCGCCCGAAGGAGCACGAGGTGTCCGTCGCGCTGGGGACGGTGTTCCTGCTCAACGCGGTGGCGCTCTTCGTCTTCCCCGCAGTAGGGCACGCGGTGGGCCTGGACGCGCACCAGTTCGGACTGTGGAGCGCGCTGGCCATCCACGACACCAGCTCCGTGGTGGGCGCGGCGATGCGGTACGGCCCGAAGGCGCTGGAGGTGGCCACCACGGTGAAGCTGGCGCGGGCGCTCTGGATTGTCCCGCTGACAGTGGCGGTGGGAGCCTGGCGGAGGAGGACAGGCGCGGAGGTGGAGCAGGGCAGGGCGCGCCGGCCCTGGTTCATCCTCGGCTTCATCGCGGCGGCGGCGCTCGTCACGTGGGTGCCGGCGCTCCGGCCCGCGGGGCACGTAGTGGCGGCCGTGTCGCGTCAGGCGCTGGTGCTGACGTTGTTCCTCATCGGCGCCAACCTCACGCGGAGCGCGGTGCGCGCGGTGGGCGTGCGGCCCCTGGCGCAGGGCGTGGGCCTGTGGGTGTGCATGGCCGGCCTGAGCCTGGGCGCCATCGCGCTCCACATCATCTCCTGA
- a CDS encoding LysR family transcriptional regulator, with protein MPTRLDPRRLETFRVVATTGQVSAASRLLHLSQPAVTAHIHQLERECGRPLLVRTARGVRLNEAGRVLLEYARRHQQLLDEAALAVAGEEAVGGELALAASTTVASSVVPELLASFLRLHPDVKVRLEVGNTEQVLAWVGEGRVPLGLVEGHARAPRIRLEHYLDDELVPVISSQAPAELLRVRSVAMLEAVPLLWREPGSGTRAVMERALRKAGVRRGPRAGDLQLGSTEAIKGAVSAGLGVGFLSLWSIQAERASGRLRLLPVPGLRVERAFSWVLPVDTPSGAAGRFLRHARASPPSLLQP; from the coding sequence GTGCCCACCCGACTCGACCCGCGCCGTCTCGAGACCTTCCGTGTGGTGGCGACGACGGGCCAGGTGTCCGCGGCCTCGCGGCTGCTGCACCTGTCGCAGCCGGCCGTCACCGCGCACATCCACCAGTTGGAGCGCGAGTGCGGCCGTCCCCTGCTGGTGCGAACCGCACGGGGAGTGCGACTCAACGAGGCCGGACGCGTCCTGCTGGAGTACGCCCGGCGCCACCAGCAGCTCCTCGACGAGGCGGCGCTCGCGGTGGCGGGCGAGGAGGCCGTGGGCGGAGAGCTGGCCCTGGCGGCGAGCACCACCGTCGCCAGCTCCGTCGTGCCGGAGCTGCTGGCGTCCTTCCTCCGCCTCCACCCGGACGTGAAGGTGCGCCTGGAGGTGGGCAACACCGAGCAGGTGCTGGCCTGGGTGGGCGAGGGGCGCGTGCCGCTGGGACTCGTGGAGGGCCACGCCCGCGCGCCCCGCATCCGCCTGGAGCACTACCTCGACGACGAGCTGGTTCCCGTCATCTCCTCGCAGGCGCCAGCAGAGCTGCTCCGCGTGCGCTCGGTCGCCATGCTCGAGGCCGTGCCGCTGCTGTGGCGCGAGCCGGGCTCGGGCACCCGCGCCGTCATGGAGCGCGCCCTGCGAAAGGCCGGTGTCCGGAGAGGGCCCCGCGCGGGGGACCTGCAGCTCGGCAGCACCGAGGCCATCAAGGGCGCCGTGTCCGCGGGGCTCGGCGTGGGCTTCCTCTCCCTCTGGAGCATCCAGGCCGAGCGCGCCTCGGGCCGCCTCCGCTTGCTGCCGGTGCCGGGGCTCCGGGTGGAGCGGGCCTTCTCGTGGGTGCTGCCCGTGGACACGCCCTCGGGCGCCGCCGGCCGCTTCCTGCGCCATGCCCGCGCCTCGCCGCCTTCCCTGCTCCAGCCCTGA
- a CDS encoding WD40/YVTN/BNR-like repeat-containing protein: protein MFKRSRWLIATSAVSLVLVVALPTGASAYKRWKSRTARTKLANFLHDPSAGEYSAEVLSELSESREESEPEEGEADGDDPLRRMLAARMMWGVPTAEVLEHQARVAHEESQRWAPMLPRAPRPWDWFAAAGDKAAAPLSAMSWVNLGPTNASFQYNGTLYSEVDSGRVSGIAVHPADSQVVYLATSGGGLWKTFNFGVANPTWYPVSDAMGSLAIGAMDLDPSNPDTLYVGVGDFVDTPGGQVVKTQDGGATWGAPVSLSGTYPVGAGGLAVKALRIRALKVDPANSNIVLVGTDVGLFRSTDAGASFSLVDLPNQGTTQKPEGIWTIVYTGAVNGVSRWALSGTYACAQNTRPPDAGYGQASGATGCTAGNPGDIWTSTDAGATWSSRKAAGTIPTTAVGRITLGAGTPSTAVPPVTVVYAQLGNQDEYNAPAGAGYWRSNTSGTNWTAINGTLANQTNSVGGSRDCGTVNVNAAQAWYNSAVAVDPANDNNVLIGGMLCGLRTTNGLSATPTWENVSHWLPSSGAATVTGGTLDYVHADWHAALVIRTGTGYVAMAGTDGGLFVSKNLFNATPPQVVWDGQNRGIVTHLSYSVASGDPATGNPYVAYTGLQDNGTRFRDPAAGASSTTFNQVIGGDGFGAAASRDAATGAAIYWASVNGSRRYCVPSSTNSFCNAGTAWTTKNATPLSTTTCSTEGQPFTMRYALAPASPNVNTVLSATNSAVHRVSGTGAWQAISPCLSGYTRTLSASDTTDGLYAVAMSGGRFYVTSNCQGTTTACTWTQSSVMGFDVNGDGTIALNEKVSYATLVGFPPTTPAGKNPGDVYVAASAAPITGDALTVVPDELGHLFITQDRGATWAPLHGNGTGFDLPNVGINVVRYDPSDLTNNTIFVGTQLGVYRTTDGGLTWRRFGVGLPLVSVVDMFLSRTGAMMRVATYGRGLWEIYPSATAEKGVNGNGDWNRDQKLDFVDLAATATRLGTSPTTTALPYYDWNTDIVGTVNGTDSADLTELLNRIGGRP from the coding sequence TTGTTCAAACGCAGTCGGTGGCTCATCGCGACCTCCGCGGTCTCGTTGGTCCTTGTCGTGGCCCTGCCCACGGGTGCCAGCGCGTACAAGCGCTGGAAGTCGCGCACGGCGCGCACGAAGCTGGCCAACTTCCTCCATGACCCGAGTGCCGGCGAATACTCCGCGGAGGTGCTCAGCGAGCTGAGCGAGTCGCGCGAGGAGTCGGAGCCCGAGGAGGGCGAGGCCGACGGTGACGACCCGCTGCGGCGCATGCTCGCGGCGCGGATGATGTGGGGCGTGCCCACCGCGGAGGTGCTGGAGCACCAGGCCCGCGTCGCGCACGAGGAATCCCAGCGCTGGGCGCCCATGCTGCCCCGTGCGCCCCGGCCGTGGGACTGGTTCGCCGCGGCAGGTGACAAGGCCGCCGCGCCGCTCTCGGCCATGTCCTGGGTGAACCTGGGGCCCACCAACGCGAGCTTCCAATACAACGGCACGCTCTATAGCGAGGTGGACTCGGGCCGCGTCTCCGGCATCGCCGTCCATCCCGCGGATTCGCAGGTGGTGTACCTGGCCACGAGCGGCGGCGGCCTGTGGAAGACGTTCAACTTCGGCGTGGCGAACCCCACCTGGTACCCGGTGAGCGACGCCATGGGCAGCCTCGCCATCGGCGCCATGGACCTGGACCCGAGCAACCCGGACACGCTCTACGTGGGCGTGGGCGACTTCGTGGACACGCCGGGCGGGCAGGTGGTGAAGACGCAGGACGGCGGCGCCACGTGGGGCGCGCCGGTGAGCCTCTCCGGTACATACCCCGTCGGCGCCGGCGGCCTCGCCGTGAAGGCGCTGCGCATCCGCGCCCTGAAGGTGGACCCCGCCAACTCCAACATCGTGCTGGTGGGCACGGACGTGGGCCTCTTCCGCTCCACCGACGCGGGCGCGAGCTTCAGCCTGGTGGACCTGCCCAACCAGGGCACCACCCAGAAGCCCGAGGGCATCTGGACCATCGTCTACACGGGCGCCGTCAACGGGGTGAGCCGCTGGGCGCTCAGCGGCACGTATGCGTGCGCGCAGAATACGCGGCCTCCGGACGCGGGCTACGGCCAGGCGTCGGGCGCCACCGGCTGCACCGCGGGCAACCCGGGTGACATCTGGACGAGCACCGACGCGGGCGCGACGTGGAGCTCGCGCAAGGCGGCGGGCACCATCCCCACCACGGCCGTGGGCCGGATTACGTTGGGCGCGGGCACGCCGTCCACCGCCGTCCCGCCGGTGACGGTGGTGTACGCGCAGCTCGGCAACCAGGACGAGTACAACGCCCCCGCGGGCGCGGGCTACTGGCGCTCCAACACCTCGGGCACCAACTGGACGGCCATCAACGGCACGCTGGCCAACCAGACCAACTCCGTGGGCGGCTCGCGCGACTGCGGCACCGTCAACGTGAATGCCGCTCAGGCCTGGTACAACTCCGCCGTGGCGGTGGACCCCGCCAATGACAACAACGTGCTCATCGGCGGCATGTTGTGCGGCCTGCGCACCACCAACGGCCTGTCCGCCACGCCCACGTGGGAGAACGTGTCGCACTGGCTGCCCAGCAGCGGCGCGGCCACCGTCACAGGCGGCACGCTGGACTACGTGCACGCGGACTGGCACGCGGCGCTCGTCATCCGCACCGGCACGGGCTACGTGGCCATGGCCGGCACGGACGGCGGCCTCTTCGTGTCGAAGAACCTCTTCAACGCCACGCCGCCGCAGGTGGTGTGGGACGGGCAGAACCGCGGCATCGTCACGCACCTGAGCTACTCGGTGGCCTCGGGAGACCCGGCCACGGGCAATCCATACGTGGCCTACACGGGCCTGCAGGACAACGGCACGCGCTTCCGCGACCCGGCCGCGGGCGCCAGCTCCACCACCTTCAACCAGGTCATCGGCGGTGACGGCTTCGGCGCGGCGGCCTCGCGAGACGCGGCCACGGGCGCCGCCATCTACTGGGCGAGCGTCAACGGCAGCCGCCGCTACTGCGTGCCCTCGTCCACCAACAGCTTCTGCAACGCCGGGACGGCGTGGACCACGAAGAACGCCACGCCGCTGTCCACCACCACCTGCTCCACCGAGGGCCAGCCCTTCACCATGCGCTATGCGCTGGCGCCGGCCAGCCCCAACGTCAACACGGTGCTGAGCGCCACCAACAGCGCGGTGCACCGGGTGAGCGGCACGGGTGCATGGCAGGCCATCAGCCCCTGCCTCAGTGGCTACACGCGCACGCTCTCCGCCTCGGATACGACGGACGGCCTGTACGCCGTGGCGATGAGCGGCGGCCGCTTCTACGTCACCAGCAACTGCCAGGGCACCACCACCGCGTGCACCTGGACGCAGAGCAGCGTGATGGGGTTCGACGTCAACGGCGACGGCACCATCGCCCTCAACGAGAAGGTCTCCTACGCCACCCTCGTGGGCTTCCCGCCCACCACGCCGGCGGGGAAGAACCCGGGCGACGTGTACGTGGCGGCGAGCGCGGCGCCCATCACCGGGGACGCTCTCACCGTGGTTCCGGACGAGCTGGGCCACCTCTTCATCACCCAGGACCGCGGCGCCACGTGGGCGCCGCTGCACGGCAACGGCACCGGCTTTGATTTGCCCAACGTGGGCATCAACGTCGTGCGCTACGACCCGTCGGACCTGACCAACAACACGATTTTCGTGGGCACCCAGCTGGGCGTGTACCGCACCACGGACGGCGGCCTGACGTGGCGCCGCTTCGGCGTGGGCCTGCCGCTGGTGAGCGTGGTGGACATGTTCCTCAGCCGCACCGGCGCCATGATGCGCGTGGCCACCTATGGCCGCGGGCTGTGGGAAATCTACCCGTCCGCCACCGCCGAGAAGGGCGTCAACGGCAACGGTGACTGGAACCGCGACCAGAAGCTGGACTTCGTGGACCTCGCCGCCACCGCCACCCGGTTGGGCACCAGCCCGACCACCACGGCGTTGCCCTACTACGACTGGAACACCGACATCGTCGGCACGGTGAACGGCACCGACTCCGCCGACCTCACCGAGCTGCTCAACCGCATCGGAGGCCGCCCGTGA